One window of Desulfarculus baarsii DSM 2075 genomic DNA carries:
- the cas8c gene encoding type I-C CRISPR-associated protein Cas8c/Csd1, with protein sequence MILQALRKYYERLTRDPRRDVPLPGFGLAKISFALVLSADGELVDVHDLREQKGKKLAPRPLQTPQAVKRTVGVAANFLWDNTGYVLGVDGKGKLERTAQTHQVFKALCRQLLAELDDAGARAVLVFLERWRPTPEPALPGDALWKDVCDQNLVFVLDGQRGYIHERPAIKEAWLAHCLKNPDALEGQCLVSGEMGPLARLHPAIKGVWGAQSSGANLVSFNLDAFASYGKSQSYNAPVGEAATFAYTTALNNLLAEGSKQRIQIGDASTVFWSEKASKLEDTLGSLFGASPEKADDDDHEAEDSSLTDNVGLFLKAARDGVPDDAPEARNPFYILGLSPNASRIAVRFWHASSVGQMERRLGEYLDDITIVRQYDNQPEYPPLWLLLRQTAVQGKAENIPAQLAGEVARAVFEGSALPSSLLAALIGRVRADGDMGYLRAALLKAYFCRRRRLDKSHANDSPIMEVKVSLDIENKTPAYLLGRLFAVLEKLQADAIPGVNSTIRDRYMSSASSAPQATFPQLLRLAQAHIKKSDWGWKYDERIKEILNDIDAFPKTLSMEQQGYFFLGYYHQVVDLFAKKSKESASQDQAGQRDEEE encoded by the coding sequence GTGATCCTGCAAGCGTTGCGAAAATATTATGAGCGCCTGACGCGCGACCCCCGCCGTGACGTGCCACTGCCCGGTTTTGGCCTGGCCAAGATCAGCTTCGCCCTGGTGCTGAGCGCCGATGGCGAGTTGGTCGACGTGCACGATCTGCGCGAGCAAAAGGGCAAAAAGCTCGCGCCCAGGCCCCTGCAAACGCCCCAGGCCGTCAAGCGCACCGTGGGCGTGGCCGCCAATTTCCTCTGGGACAACACCGGCTACGTGCTGGGCGTCGACGGCAAGGGCAAGCTGGAGCGCACGGCCCAGACCCACCAGGTCTTCAAGGCGCTTTGCCGCCAACTGCTGGCCGAACTGGACGACGCCGGCGCGCGGGCCGTGCTGGTCTTTCTGGAGCGCTGGCGGCCCACGCCCGAGCCCGCGCTGCCCGGCGATGCGTTGTGGAAGGATGTTTGCGACCAAAACCTGGTTTTTGTTCTGGATGGCCAACGGGGCTATATCCACGAAAGGCCGGCGATAAAGGAAGCCTGGTTGGCCCACTGCCTGAAAAACCCCGACGCCCTCGAAGGCCAATGCCTGGTCAGCGGCGAGATGGGCCCGCTGGCCCGGCTGCATCCGGCCATCAAGGGCGTCTGGGGCGCGCAAAGCTCGGGGGCCAATCTGGTTTCGTTCAACCTGGATGCTTTTGCCTCTTATGGCAAGAGCCAAAGCTACAACGCGCCGGTGGGCGAGGCCGCGACCTTTGCCTACACCACGGCCCTGAATAATCTGTTGGCCGAGGGTAGCAAGCAGCGCATCCAGATCGGCGACGCCTCCACGGTTTTTTGGAGCGAAAAGGCCTCGAAGCTGGAAGACACCTTGGGCTCGTTGTTTGGCGCCTCGCCCGAGAAGGCCGATGATGACGACCACGAAGCGGAAGACTCGTCACTGACCGATAATGTGGGCTTGTTCCTCAAAGCCGCCCGCGACGGCGTGCCCGACGACGCGCCCGAGGCCCGCAATCCATTCTATATATTGGGCCTATCGCCCAACGCCTCGCGGATTGCGGTGCGCTTTTGGCATGCCAGCAGCGTGGGGCAGATGGAACGGCGTCTGGGCGAATACCTCGACGATATAACCATCGTTCGTCAATACGATAATCAGCCCGAATATCCGCCGCTGTGGCTTTTGCTGCGCCAGACCGCCGTCCAGGGCAAGGCCGAAAACATCCCGGCCCAACTGGCCGGCGAGGTGGCGCGGGCCGTCTTCGAGGGCTCGGCCTTGCCGAGCAGCCTGCTGGCCGCGCTGATCGGCCGCGTCCGCGCCGACGGCGATATGGGCTACCTACGCGCGGCCCTGCTCAAGGCCTATTTTTGCCGCCGGCGGCGGCTGGACAAATCCCACGCCAACGATTCCCCGATCATGGAGGTCAAAGTGAGCTTGGACATCGAAAACAAGACTCCGGCCTATCTGTTGGGCCGGCTGTTCGCCGTGCTGGAAAAATTGCAGGCCGACGCCATTCCCGGCGTCAATTCGACCATTCGCGATCGCTACATGTCTTCGGCCTCCAGCGCGCCGCAGGCCACTTTTCCCCAGCTTTTGCGCTTGGCCCAGGCCCATATTAAAAAAAGCGACTGGGGTTGGAAGTATGACGAGCGCATCAAGGAAATACTAAACGACATCGATGCGTTTCCCAAGACGTTGAGCATGGAGCAACAGGGCTACTTCTTCCTGGGTTACTACCACCAAGTCGTTGACCTGTTTGCTAAAAAATCAAAAGAATCCGCCAGCCAAGATCAAGCCGGCCAACGGGACGAGGAGGAATAA
- the cas7c gene encoding type I-C CRISPR-associated protein Cas7/Csd2, giving the protein MSQVLENRYEFVYLFDVENGNPNGDPDAGNMPRLDPETNHGLVTDVCLKRKVRNYVQLAKEEAAGFKIYVKEKALLNQLHELAYVNNPDIERPDKKKLPKKQEEAQKITRWMCDNFYDIRTFGAVMSTEINAGQVRGPVQFNFSRSVEPILPMEISITRMAVTNEADLQKERTMGRKHIVPYALYRGEGYVSAPLAQQTGFGPDDLELLWEALCNMFEHDRSAARGKMSARRLYVFKHDSRLGSAPAQKLFDLVRVARKDAEAKAPARSFGDYQVSVDRAGLPQGVTVEEML; this is encoded by the coding sequence ATGAGCCAGGTTCTGGAAAATCGCTACGAGTTTGTCTATCTGTTCGACGTGGAAAACGGCAACCCCAACGGCGACCCCGACGCCGGCAACATGCCCCGCCTGGACCCCGAGACCAACCACGGCCTGGTCACCGACGTGTGCCTCAAGCGCAAGGTGCGCAATTACGTGCAGTTGGCCAAGGAAGAAGCCGCCGGCTTCAAGATCTACGTCAAGGAAAAAGCCCTGCTCAATCAGCTCCACGAGCTGGCCTATGTCAACAACCCCGACATCGAGCGGCCCGACAAAAAGAAGCTGCCCAAAAAGCAAGAGGAAGCCCAGAAAATCACCCGCTGGATGTGCGACAATTTTTACGATATCCGCACCTTTGGCGCGGTCATGAGCACCGAGATCAACGCCGGCCAGGTGCGCGGGCCGGTGCAGTTCAACTTCTCGCGCAGCGTCGAGCCCATCCTGCCCATGGAGATCAGCATCACCCGCATGGCCGTGACCAACGAGGCCGATCTGCAAAAAGAGCGCACCATGGGCCGCAAGCACATCGTGCCCTACGCCCTTTATCGCGGCGAAGGCTATGTCTCGGCCCCGCTGGCCCAGCAGACCGGCTTTGGCCCCGACGACCTGGAGCTTTTGTGGGAGGCGCTGTGCAACATGTTCGAGCACGACCGCTCGGCGGCCCGGGGCAAGATGAGCGCCCGGCGGCTCTATGTCTTCAAGCACGATTCGCGCTTGGGCAGCGCCCCGGCCCAGAAGCTCTTCGACCTGGTGCGCGTGGCGCGTAAAGACGCCGAGGCCAAAGCGCCGGCCCGGTCTTTCGGCGACTACCAGGTGAGCGTCGACCGCGCCGGCCTGCCCCAGGGCGTGACCGTGGAAGAGATGCTCTAG
- the cas1c gene encoding type I-C CRISPR-associated endonuclease Cas1c: MKHLLNTLFLTRDDLQLVKDGQSLLVKQGNEVLLRKPVHMLGGVISLGRSYITPQAMAFCAENDVALSLLSPNGRFLAQVRGPVSGNVLLRRAQFRLADDDKAANNIAQAVVAAKLVNCRGLLRRAARDQTLEADAEALALAADRLAQVLRRLEGAQSLEETRGLEGEGAAAYFGVFGRLISAQGDGFAFNGRNRRPPRDAVNALLSFAYTLLAHDISGACQAVGLDPQVGFLHRDRPGRPSLALDLMEEMRPMMVDRLVLNLINLRQVRAKGFAIEPAGGVRMDDDTRKGLLVAYQERKQKEIHHPVLDEKIPLGLLPHVQAMLLARHIRGDLPGYPAHFHKF, encoded by the coding sequence ATGAAGCACCTGCTGAACACGCTGTTTCTGACCCGTGACGACTTGCAATTGGTCAAGGACGGCCAGAGCCTTTTGGTCAAGCAGGGCAATGAAGTGCTCTTGCGCAAGCCCGTGCACATGCTGGGCGGGGTGATCAGCCTGGGCCGCTCGTACATAACGCCCCAGGCCATGGCCTTTTGCGCCGAAAACGATGTGGCCCTGAGCCTGCTTTCGCCCAACGGCCGTTTCCTGGCCCAGGTGCGCGGGCCGGTCTCGGGCAATGTCTTGCTGCGCCGGGCCCAGTTTCGCCTGGCCGACGACGACAAGGCGGCCAACAACATCGCCCAAGCAGTGGTGGCGGCCAAGCTGGTCAACTGCCGGGGATTGCTGCGGCGGGCGGCCCGCGATCAAACCCTGGAGGCCGACGCCGAGGCCCTGGCCCTGGCCGCCGATCGGCTGGCCCAGGTGCTGCGCCGGCTGGAGGGCGCGCAATCGCTGGAGGAGACGCGGGGCCTGGAAGGCGAGGGCGCGGCCGCCTATTTTGGCGTGTTTGGCCGGCTGATCAGCGCCCAGGGCGATGGCTTCGCCTTTAACGGGCGCAATCGCCGCCCGCCGCGTGACGCGGTCAACGCCTTGCTTTCGTTCGCCTATACGCTGCTGGCCCACGACATTTCCGGCGCGTGCCAGGCGGTTGGGTTGGATCCGCAAGTTGGCTTTCTGCACCGCGACCGCCCTGGCCGGCCCAGCCTGGCCCTGGATCTGATGGAGGAGATGCGGCCGATGATGGTCGATCGGCTGGTGCTGAACCTGATCAATCTGCGCCAGGTGCGGGCCAAGGGCTTTGCCATCGAGCCGGCGGGCGGCGTGCGCATGGATGACGACACGCGCAAGGGCCTGTTGGTGGCCTATCAAGAGCGCAAACAAAAAGAGATTCATCACCCGGTGTTGGACGAAAAAATCCCGTTGGGCCTGTTGCCGCACGTGCAGGCGATGTTGCTGGCGCGGCATATCCGGGGTGATCTGCCCGGTTATCCGGCGCATTTTCACAAGTTCTAG
- the cas4 gene encoding CRISPR-associated protein Cas4 yields MWDEADLVPLSALQHWIYCPRQCGLIYLERVWAENRFTAEGRLLHEKAHEAGYETRGQVRIARGLSLRSEAHGLVGVADVVEFHRADGHWLAFPVEYKRGRSKDHAADRAQLCAQALCLEEMLGQHIAAGALFYGQSRRRQDVDFDAALRGQTIATIAQVRAMLRLGRTPPPPNDKRCPQCSLRQACLPAICGTGLGSAAWLARKISRALEEP; encoded by the coding sequence ATGTGGGACGAAGCCGACCTCGTGCCGCTGAGCGCCTTGCAGCACTGGATCTATTGCCCGCGCCAATGCGGCTTGATCTACCTGGAGCGGGTCTGGGCCGAGAATCGCTTCACCGCCGAGGGCCGGCTGCTGCACGAAAAGGCCCACGAGGCCGGCTATGAAACGCGGGGACAGGTCCGCATCGCGCGCGGCCTGTCCCTGCGCTCCGAGGCCCACGGCCTGGTGGGCGTGGCCGATGTGGTGGAGTTTCATCGGGCTGACGGCCACTGGCTAGCCTTTCCGGTGGAGTACAAACGCGGCCGGAGTAAGGATCACGCCGCCGACCGCGCGCAGCTTTGCGCCCAGGCCCTGTGCCTGGAGGAAATGCTGGGCCAACATATCGCCGCTGGGGCGCTTTTTTACGGCCAAAGCCGTCGCCGGCAAGACGTGGATTTTGACGCGGCCCTGCGCGGCCAGACCATCGCCACCATCGCCCAGGTGCGGGCCATGCTGCGCCTGGGCCGCACGCCACCGCCGCCCAACGACAAGCGCTGCCCACAATGCTCGCTGCGCCAGGCCTGCCTGCCCGCCATCTGCGGCACGGGCCTGGGTTCGGCCGCCTGGCTGGCGCGCAAGATCAGCCGAGCCTTGGAGGAGCCATGA
- the cas2 gene encoding CRISPR-associated endonuclease Cas2 translates to MMILVCYDVETVSPGGQRRLRRVARHCMNYGERVQNSVFECLLDPAQWVRFKAKLEGEADLQRDSLRYYFLGANWRRRVEHVGAKPVLDPDAPLVL, encoded by the coding sequence ATGATGATTTTGGTCTGCTACGACGTGGAGACGGTTTCGCCGGGCGGCCAGCGGCGTCTGCGGCGGGTGGCGCGGCATTGCATGAATTATGGCGAGCGCGTGCAAAATTCGGTGTTCGAGTGTCTGTTGGACCCGGCGCAGTGGGTGCGTTTCAAGGCCAAGCTGGAGGGTGAGGCGGACTTGCAGCGCGACAGTCTGCGCTACTATTTTTTGGGCGCCAACTGGCGACGGCGGGTGGAGCACGTGGGGGCCAAGCCGGTTTTGGACCCTGACGCGCCGCTGGTGCTTTAG